A single window of Sneathiella limimaris DNA harbors:
- a CDS encoding winged helix-turn-helix transcriptional regulator has translation MKWQELKAEPCSIAKTLSIIGERWTVLILRECFRGVTRFDKFEARLGMPRALLSERLKSLVAEGVLERIPDPEHGRRSLYQLTEMGQELRPVLLTMMAWGDKHLQAAAPPKVVEHLSCGHTITPTLTCPDCQEEITSQNIVVRNP, from the coding sequence ATGAAGTGGCAAGAGCTGAAAGCTGAACCCTGTTCCATCGCCAAGACCCTCTCCATCATTGGGGAGCGCTGGACGGTCTTGATTTTGCGGGAATGTTTCCGGGGTGTGACCCGCTTTGACAAGTTTGAGGCGCGGCTTGGTATGCCCCGCGCCCTGCTGTCGGAGCGTTTGAAGAGCCTTGTTGCGGAAGGGGTGCTGGAGCGGATCCCGGACCCCGAACATGGACGGCGGTCCCTCTATCAACTGACCGAGATGGGCCAAGAGCTGCGCCCGGTTCTGCTGACCATGATGGCGTGGGGAGATAAACATCTTCAAGCGGCGGCCCCGCCCAAGGTGGTGGAGCATTTAAGCTGCGGCCATACAATCACACCGACGCTCACTTGTCCCGATTGCCAAGAAGAAATCACCAGCCAGAATATCGTGGTTCGAAATCCCTGA